In Parasteatoda tepidariorum isolate YZ-2023 chromosome 2, CAS_Ptep_4.0, whole genome shotgun sequence, one DNA window encodes the following:
- the LOC107453395 gene encoding solute carrier family 35 member G1-like has protein sequence MVDMINISTFKSLILSMLSGILHSVAVANSQLLEDLHAGQMTTYHFIAIAAFSLPETVKSAENIFGPKSARMFLLAQSICGSISTFLTFISYEYLPIGVSIIIRSTRPAFFAVAANILLDEPCGLLLYITTTLTIIAIIFTAQVPPYLFDDSFSYSNEFLYGIAAAILSLVFTAGQVIITRKLKTVNHAVVTFNSNWMSAIWTGVFASIFGHFKWHECGLQKLYVILFGFASYASQTLLVIAFQYELVSPVSTVRAASNIISSLLLQIFLFCDIPDVYSTIGAALVGLSFLIVGMKKCIPAMPKDS, from the coding sequence ATGGTAGACATGATAAACATCTcgacttttaaaagtttaatactCTCGATGCTGTCTGGAATTCTCCACTCAGTTGCTGTAGCAAACTCACAACTTCTTGAAGATCTCCATGCTGGTCAAATGACCACATACCATTTTATAGCCATTGCAGCATTTTCCCTTCCAGAAACAGTTAAaagtgcagaaaatattttcggaCCTAAAAGTGCTCGCATGTTCCTTCTGGCCCAAAGCATATGTGGTTCTATTAGTACATTTTTAACCTTCATTTCTTATGAATATTTACCAATAGGAGTATCAATTATCATTCGATCCACAAGACCAGCTTTTTTCGCTGTCGCAGCAAACATTCTTTTAGACGAGCCTTGTGGTTTATTACTATACATTACGACAACTCTCACAATAATTGCAATTATATTTACAGCACAAGTGCCACCCTACTTGTTCGACGATAGTTTTTcatattcaaatgaatttttgtatGGAATTGCAGCTGCAATATTATCCCTAGTGTTTACTGCGGGACAGGTAATTATtactagaaaattaaaaactgttaatcATGCCGTTGTCACATTCAATAGTAACTGGATGTCAGCCATTTGGACTGGAGTTTTTGCATCAATATTTGGTCATTTCAAATGGCACGAATGCGGTTTGCAAAAACTGTACGTGATTCTTTTTGGCTTCGCAAGTTATGCGTCGCAGACGTTATTAGTTATAGCTTTTCAGTATGAGTTGGTCAGCCCGGTGTCAACTGTCAGAGCGGCTTCAAACATAATTTCATCGCTTTTGTtacagatatttcttttttgtgatATTCCTGACGTATATAGTACAATTGGTGCAGCACTGGTAGGACTTTCATTTCTTATCGTTGGAATGAAAAAATGCATTCCTGCTATGCCGAAAGACtcttaa